A genomic stretch from Campylobacter lari subsp. concheus includes:
- a CDS encoding N-acetylmuramoyl-L-alanine amidase, translating into MQKELFVLDVKKLDNGILLDLSEKISQKDIKNFTLKGDKNFRYVADFDGILKGPKRTFEFKDFDIIVSQFNPTSMRLVLSSKKELKIKIELKDQSLFMGLEKVEKKEEPKPIVKKQNEVKKTEVKKEVVKNEPLYILKSSKDKNGINLKLNNDIDIEDIKINSFKDGKTYRSIVSFEAILEGDRKKIDINKNQSITIVQFNKTTVRVVLNSASDFKTNLDLDDEELFIGFEKKAKKILAKTTSKTAKTTIKKSGKIIVIDPGHGGKDPGTLGDKGVREKDVVLSVALKLGNELKKRGYRIYYTRSTDKFINLRDRTSMANEKMADLFISIHANAAPNKQRAKTLQGIETFFLSPARSERSKKAAELENQSDFEEMNFFSKQTFLNFLNREKIVASNKLAIDVQKKILSNVRKKYKVVDGGVREAPFWVLVGAQMPAILIETGYISHPSERNRLTNKNFQELLAIGIANGIESYFYKNQ; encoded by the coding sequence GTGCAAAAAGAACTTTTTGTGCTTGATGTAAAGAAATTAGACAATGGTATCTTACTTGATTTAAGTGAAAAAATCAGCCAAAAAGACATTAAAAACTTTACTCTCAAAGGCGATAAGAATTTTCGTTATGTTGCAGATTTTGATGGGATTTTAAAAGGACCTAAGAGAACTTTTGAATTTAAAGATTTTGATATTATCGTATCGCAATTTAACCCAACAAGTATGCGTTTGGTCTTAAGTTCAAAAAAAGAATTAAAGATCAAAATAGAGCTTAAAGATCAAAGTCTTTTTATGGGGCTTGAAAAAGTAGAAAAAAAAGAAGAGCCCAAACCTATAGTTAAAAAACAAAATGAAGTTAAAAAAACAGAAGTAAAAAAAGAAGTTGTTAAAAATGAGCCTTTATATATTTTAAAATCAAGTAAAGATAAAAATGGTATTAATTTAAAATTAAATAATGATATTGATATTGAAGATATTAAAATCAATTCTTTTAAAGATGGTAAAACATATCGTTCTATTGTAAGCTTTGAAGCTATTTTAGAAGGTGATAGAAAAAAAATCGATATTAATAAAAATCAATCCATCACAATAGTGCAGTTTAATAAAACTACAGTAAGGGTTGTTTTAAATTCTGCCAGTGATTTTAAAACTAATCTTGATTTAGACGATGAGGAATTATTTATAGGCTTTGAAAAAAAGGCTAAAAAAATACTGGCAAAAACTACTTCAAAAACGGCAAAAACTACCATTAAAAAATCAGGTAAAATCATAGTAATTGACCCAGGTCATGGAGGTAAAGATCCAGGTACTTTGGGTGATAAGGGTGTTAGAGAAAAAGATGTAGTTTTAAGCGTTGCTTTAAAACTTGGTAATGAGCTTAAAAAACGTGGATATAGAATTTATTATACTAGAAGTACAGATAAATTTATAAACTTAAGAGATAGAACCTCTATGGCTAATGAAAAAATGGCGGATTTATTTATTTCTATCCATGCAAATGCAGCTCCAAATAAACAAAGAGCTAAAACTTTACAAGGTATTGAAACTTTTTTCTTATCGCCTGCAAGAAGCGAAAGAAGTAAAAAAGCTGCTGAGTTGGAAAATCAATCCGATTTTGAAGAGATGAATTTCTTTTCAAAACAAACCTTTTTAAATTTTTTAAACCGCGAAAAAATCGTTGCTTCAAATAAATTAGCTATTGATGTTCAAAAAAAGATTTTAAGTAATGTAAGAAAAAAATATAAAGTTGTGGATGGTGGAGTTAGAGAAGCTCCTTTTTGGGTTTTGGTGGGTGCGCAAATGCCTGCTATATTGATTGAGACAGGTTATATTAGTCATCCTAGTGAAAGAAATAGATTAACAAATAAAAATTTTCAAGAATTATTAGCTATTGGTATTGCTAATGGCATAGAGAGTTATTTTTATAAAAATCAATGA
- a CDS encoding RelA/SpoT family protein — MKLVNDELLLDKLVDDVKNCKDLQRAKEILFMVFPQSAVLEKAVDFCIQKHKGQFRKSGEPYAVHPILVASFVAFLSPVQSMIIAALLHDVLEDTNCNEEELSSNFGEEVTKLVQGLTKIVSIREDHLTRSNSNEKLAKSALTFRNMLLAGVEDVSVLVIKLCDRLHNMLTLNFLREDKQKRISEETLVVYAPIAHRLGISSIKNLLEDLSFKFLLPDEYAQIDNYINAKDQQIQLGFNEFISKIEMLFLENGFRQGSFVIHKRIKHNYSIYLKMQRKGVGLDEVLDLLGVRILVEKVYDCYLALGILHTHFNPLISRFKDYIALPKQNGYQTLHTTLFDAKNIIEAQIRTFDMHKTAEFGVAAHWKYKEGNITTPNLDWLADISMHGKEDGNTVQDCDAIELYEYAKDSLYIEDIAVYSPKGEIFTLPRGATALDFAYEVHTKVGLHAKTAFVNRMRVPLLTVLKNGDIVSIETSEEEFFRCSWIDSVKTGKARASIRDFCKQKKKELNNKIAINLLSTVFNKDSKLIEKWLEKENFNKKLRQIALDFNYFKDVIIALRKYMGQNQAAKFEQNEQKFESIVIGSNYKITTINFDYCCRPKRGDEIIAFRHSTGATIHHKLCEQAMKMIEDNKEMVFVFWNDSSIKSYKIIVSIENKKGSLADFLTTLAKMQINVLSINSADSEPVVANYFEVQVELPNNIDLENAKERLKSRYKILDFISLNDAYNNH, encoded by the coding sequence TTGAAGCTAGTAAATGATGAGTTATTGTTAGATAAACTTGTTGATGATGTTAAAAATTGTAAGGATTTACAAAGAGCAAAAGAAATCCTTTTTATGGTCTTTCCACAATCTGCTGTTTTAGAAAAAGCAGTAGATTTTTGTATCCAAAAACACAAAGGACAATTTAGAAAAAGCGGAGAGCCATATGCAGTTCATCCTATATTAGTGGCTTCTTTTGTGGCATTTTTAAGTCCTGTACAGTCTATGATCATCGCTGCATTATTGCATGATGTGTTAGAAGATACAAATTGCAATGAAGAAGAATTGAGTTCAAATTTTGGTGAAGAAGTTACCAAATTAGTTCAAGGCTTAACCAAAATAGTCAGTATTAGAGAAGATCATCTTACACGCTCTAATTCTAATGAAAAACTTGCAAAATCTGCTTTGACTTTTAGAAATATGCTTTTAGCCGGTGTTGAAGATGTGAGCGTGCTTGTAATAAAGCTTTGCGATAGATTGCACAATATGCTTACTTTAAATTTTTTAAGAGAAGATAAACAAAAAAGAATCAGCGAAGAAACCTTAGTGGTATATGCACCTATAGCTCATAGACTTGGAATTTCAAGTATAAAAAATTTACTTGAGGATTTAAGTTTTAAGTTTTTATTGCCTGATGAATATGCACAAATTGATAATTATATAAATGCAAAAGATCAACAAATTCAACTTGGATTTAATGAATTTATTTCGAAAATAGAAATGTTATTTTTGGAAAATGGCTTTAGACAGGGTAGTTTTGTTATACATAAAAGAATTAAACATAATTATTCTATTTATTTAAAAATGCAAAGAAAAGGTGTAGGACTTGATGAAGTTTTAGATCTTTTAGGTGTAAGAATTTTGGTTGAAAAAGTTTATGATTGTTATTTGGCTTTAGGAATTTTACATACGCATTTTAATCCTTTAATTTCAAGATTTAAAGACTATATAGCTTTGCCAAAACAAAATGGCTACCAGACCTTACATACAACGCTTTTTGATGCAAAAAATATCATAGAAGCTCAAATTCGCACCTTTGATATGCATAAGACTGCTGAATTTGGCGTGGCAGCACATTGGAAATATAAAGAAGGAAATATAACAACACCAAATTTAGATTGGCTTGCAGATATTTCTATGCATGGTAAAGAAGATGGCAATACTGTGCAAGATTGTGATGCTATCGAACTTTATGAATATGCAAAAGATAGTTTATATATTGAGGATATAGCAGTATATTCTCCTAAAGGTGAAATTTTTACTTTACCGCGTGGAGCTACGGCTTTGGACTTTGCTTATGAGGTTCATACTAAAGTAGGACTTCATGCTAAAACTGCTTTTGTTAATCGCATGAGAGTGCCACTTTTAACTGTGCTTAAAAATGGAGATATAGTTAGTATTGAAACTTCGGAAGAAGAATTTTTTAGATGTTCATGGATAGATAGCGTTAAAACAGGAAAGGCTAGGGCTAGCATAAGAGATTTTTGCAAGCAAAAGAAAAAAGAATTAAATAACAAAATTGCTATTAATCTTTTATCTACTGTTTTTAATAAAGATTCTAAACTTATAGAAAAATGGCTTGAAAAAGAAAATTTTAATAAAAAGCTAAGACAAATTGCTTTGGATTTTAATTATTTTAAAGATGTAATTATTGCTCTAAGAAAATATATGGGGCAAAATCAAGCAGCTAAATTTGAACAAAATGAGCAAAAATTTGAAAGCATAGTGATTGGTTCTAATTATAAAATAACCACGATTAATTTTGATTATTGTTGTAGGCCTAAAAGAGGAGATGAAATTATTGCTTTTAGACATTCAACTGGAGCAACAATCCACCATAAGCTTTGTGAACAAGCAATGAAAATGATAGAAGATAACAAAGAAATGGTTTTTGTTTTTTGGAATGATAGTTCGATAAAAAGTTACAAAATCATCGTTTCTATAGAAAATAAAAAAGGTTCTTTAGCAGATTTTCTAACTACTTTAGCTAAAATGCAGATTAATGTTTTAAGTATTAACTCAGCTGATTCAGAGCCAGTCGTTGCAAATTATTTTGAAGTACAAGTTGAGTTACCTAATAATATAGATCTTGAAAATGCAAAAGAAAGATTAAAATCAAGATATAAAATTTTAGATTTTATATCTTTAAATGATGCATATAACAATCACTAA
- a CDS encoding DNA-directed RNA polymerase subunit omega, with protein sequence MRVEQIAAKALKKLKDDRYKLALVVAKRAEELANGAEPLVNLDKNKYKYTDIALHEIAEDKIVLEGFIEASK encoded by the coding sequence ATGAGAGTAGAACAAATAGCTGCAAAAGCATTAAAAAAACTAAAAGATGATAGATATAAACTAGCTCTTGTGGTAGCTAAAAGAGCTGAAGAGCTTGCAAATGGTGCAGAACCTTTAGTAAATTTAGATAAAAATAAATATAAATATACCGACATTGCTTTACATGAAATAGCAGAAGATAAAATCGTTTTAGAGGGATTTATTGAAGCTAGTAAATGA
- the pyrH gene encoding UMP kinase: MNNKRKRVLVKFSGEALAGENGFGIENSILKYIASEIKSLINENVEVGIVIGGGNIIRGVSAARDGLIKRTSGDHMGMLATVINSIAMQEALESAGLDVRVQSAIQMEAFCETYIMRRAHRHLEKGRIVIFACGTGNPYFTTDTAATLRAVEIQADMIIKATKVDGIYDKDPKKYDDAIMLNELSYERALHDNIKVMDDTAIALAKDNALPIVVCNMFKEGNLLKIIQGDTSLCSIVKNQD; this comes from the coding sequence ATGAACAATAAAAGAAAAAGAGTATTGGTTAAATTTTCTGGAGAAGCTTTGGCTGGAGAAAATGGGTTTGGTATAGAAAATTCAATTTTAAAATACATAGCTTCTGAAATAAAAAGCTTGATTAATGAAAATGTTGAAGTAGGTATAGTAATAGGCGGTGGAAATATCATTAGAGGGGTATCTGCTGCAAGAGATGGACTTATAAAAAGAACAAGTGGTGATCATATGGGTATGCTTGCTACTGTGATTAATTCTATAGCTATGCAAGAAGCATTAGAAAGTGCTGGACTTGATGTAAGGGTTCAAAGCGCTATTCAAATGGAAGCATTCTGTGAAACTTATATCATGAGAAGAGCGCATAGACACTTAGAAAAAGGACGTATAGTTATTTTTGCTTGTGGTACGGGTAATCCTTATTTTACTACAGACACTGCTGCGACTTTAAGAGCAGTGGAAATTCAAGCAGATATGATCATCAAAGCAACTAAGGTAGATGGAATTTATGATAAAGATCCTAAAAAATATGATGATGCAATTATGCTTAATGAGTTAAGTTATGAAAGAGCTTTACATGATAATATTAAAGTTATGGATGATACTGCAATAGCCTTAGCTAAAGATAATGCTCTACCTATTGTGGTATGTAATATGTTTAAAGAAGGAAATTTGTTAAAAATCATCCAAGGCGATACGAGTTTATGCTCTATTGTTAAAAATCAAGATTAA
- the trmB gene encoding tRNA (guanosine(46)-N7)-methyltransferase TrmB: MPNFKCKVLKEIQLPFKKDGVEFLWLAKGENVDLLFTRIKQENFFLQIKIDEKKQEWLIKGEKHTKPSQIGYLQKALLVFKENFTQDAVCEAVALKHTRLIQKTPLIANDLKELLEQIKNKKQIFIEIGFGSGRHLLYQARLNPDVLIIGIEIYTPALEQVAKLALSENLNNVLLIETDARLLLSVLESNLVDKIFLHFPVPWDKKPHRRVVGVNFANECARVLKENGQFELRTDSFLYFDFTLETFLTFSHLKALIKKNENLEISSKYEDRWKRQNKDIYDLIISGFSKSESLSKDQKFAIEDLKLNTEELACIKKNFKNEVFKGEDFFLHFEKMYIKDDELIIKIAFGAFYKPEHVYIALNVQKIEFVFEQPFKTKENLKAIEKLREILYSYIK, from the coding sequence ATGCCAAATTTTAAGTGTAAAGTTTTAAAAGAAATTCAACTTCCTTTTAAAAAAGATGGAGTTGAATTTTTATGGCTTGCTAAAGGTGAAAATGTTGATTTACTTTTTACGCGCATAAAGCAAGAAAACTTTTTTTTGCAGATTAAAATAGATGAAAAAAAACAAGAATGGCTTATTAAGGGCGAAAAACACACTAAACCTTCGCAAATTGGATATTTGCAAAAAGCTTTGCTTGTGTTTAAAGAAAATTTTACTCAAGATGCAGTTTGTGAAGCTGTAGCATTAAAACATACAAGGTTAATCCAAAAAACACCTTTAATTGCTAATGATTTAAAAGAATTACTAGAGCAAATAAAAAACAAAAAACAAATTTTTATTGAAATAGGTTTTGGAAGTGGTAGACATTTGCTTTATCAAGCAAGATTAAATCCTGACGTGTTGATAATTGGTATAGAAATTTACACGCCTGCGTTAGAGCAAGTAGCTAAACTTGCCTTAAGTGAAAACTTAAATAATGTTTTGTTAATAGAAACTGATGCAAGATTATTATTAAGCGTACTTGAGTCTAACTTGGTAGATAAAATCTTTTTGCATTTTCCTGTTCCTTGGGATAAAAAGCCTCACCGTAGAGTAGTTGGAGTAAACTTTGCCAATGAATGCGCTAGAGTTTTAAAAGAAAATGGGCAATTTGAACTTAGAACAGATAGCTTTTTGTATTTTGATTTTACCTTAGAAACTTTTTTAACTTTTTCACATTTAAAAGCTTTAATCAAAAAAAATGAAAATTTAGAAATTTCAAGCAAATATGAAGATCGCTGGAAAAGACAAAATAAAGATATATATGATTTAATCATTAGTGGTTTTAGCAAGAGTGAAAGTTTAAGCAAGGATCAAAAATTTGCCATTGAAGATTTAAAATTAAACACAGAAGAATTAGCTTGTATAAAAAAGAATTTTAAAAATGAAGTTTTTAAAGGTGAGGATTTTTTCTTGCATTTTGAAAAAATGTACATTAAAGACGATGAGCTTATCATTAAAATAGCTTTTGGTGCTTTTTATAAGCCTGAGCATGTTTATATAGCTTTAAATGTACAAAAGATAGAATTTGTTTTTGAACAGCCTTTTAAAACTAAAGAAAATTTAAAAGCTATAGAAAAATTAAGAGAAATATTGTATTCTTATATCAAATAA
- a CDS encoding ABC transporter permease, producing the protein MKSFKNHLSLIFALMVMMFAFEFLIITNKTIEHYEKLLNKDYNIILVGKTHLDKKSIEDQVNHFQSLEILNPNEMIDRLKNDISAKNIEVLKATLPKFYTLKLNKLLSEDELNTLKDKLLKNPNITRVETFAKTHTKIYKLLVLVKFLLWFFLFIIILLSFVLLLKQMKIWLFEHTQRVEIMCLLGAPFWFRSFMLYKIVFIDCFIAFLLLVLFFTQVYDLESIKLALQSVDISLPKISIFIHLFVIFLAMLCVCFACVNFVMFKVRK; encoded by the coding sequence ATGAAATCTTTTAAAAATCATCTTTCTTTAATATTTGCTTTAATGGTAATGATGTTTGCTTTTGAGTTTTTAATCATTACAAACAAAACTATAGAGCATTATGAAAAACTTTTAAATAAAGATTATAATATTATTTTAGTAGGTAAAACTCATTTGGATAAAAAAAGCATAGAAGATCAAGTAAATCATTTTCAGTCTTTAGAAATTTTAAATCCAAATGAAATGATAGACAGACTTAAAAATGATATATCAGCTAAAAATATAGAGGTTTTAAAAGCTACATTGCCAAAATTTTATACTTTAAAACTCAATAAACTTTTATCAGAAGATGAGCTAAATACTTTAAAAGATAAGCTTTTAAAAAATCCTAATATTACTAGAGTAGAGACTTTTGCTAAAACGCATACAAAAATTTATAAACTTTTGGTTTTAGTGAAATTTTTATTATGGTTTTTCTTATTTATCATAATATTGCTTAGCTTTGTATTATTGCTTAAGCAAATGAAAATTTGGCTTTTTGAGCACACTCAAAGAGTGGAAATCATGTGTTTACTTGGAGCACCATTTTGGTTTAGATCTTTTATGCTTTATAAGATAGTTTTTATTGATTGTTTTATAGCATTTTTATTGCTTGTATTATTTTTTACGCAAGTTTATGATCTTGAATCCATTAAACTAGCTTTACAAAGTGTGGATATTAGCTTACCTAAAATAAGTATTTTCATACATTTGTTTGTGATTTTTTTAGCAATGCTTTGTGTTTGTTTTGCTTGTGTGAATTTTGTAATGTTTAAGGTTAGAAAATGA
- a CDS encoding nitronate monooxygenase — translation MSFKALKIGKHEIKYPIFQGGMGLGISWDKLASAVSLNGGLGIISSVGTGYYENRIHIDKEFNAKPYGSDNFYSKAGLKALIDNARKVCKDAPLGCNILYASNNYAQIARNACEVGFNVIVSGAGLPTNLPEFTQDYPDVALVPIVSSAKALKIICKRWQSRYNRLPDAVIVEGPKSGGHQGFTYEQCLMDEYQLENVVPQVAQEIKNWGDIPLIAAGGIWDKQDIEKMMSLGASGVQMGTRFIGTFECDASDDFKQVLLDCKKEDIELLKSPVGYPARGVRTNLLNLVDKRMGPKISCVSNCVAPCGRGKEATKVGYCIADRLYDAWSGKKETGLFFTGANGYRLDKLISVEELMKKLINGEDA, via the coding sequence ATGAGTTTTAAAGCTTTAAAAATTGGAAAGCATGAGATAAAATATCCTATTTTTCAAGGTGGCATGGGGCTTGGTATAAGTTGGGACAAACTTGCTTCTGCAGTTTCTTTAAATGGCGGATTAGGGATTATTTCCTCGGTAGGAACTGGATATTATGAAAATAGAATACATATAGATAAAGAGTTCAATGCAAAGCCTTATGGTAGTGATAATTTTTATTCAAAAGCAGGTTTAAAAGCTTTGATAGATAATGCTAGAAAGGTTTGCAAAGACGCACCTTTAGGCTGTAATATTTTATATGCAAGTAATAATTATGCACAAATTGCTCGTAATGCTTGTGAGGTTGGTTTTAATGTGATAGTTTCAGGAGCAGGGCTTCCTACAAATTTGCCTGAATTTACACAAGATTATCCAGATGTTGCTTTGGTGCCTATTGTATCATCTGCTAAGGCTTTAAAAATTATCTGCAAAAGATGGCAAAGTAGATATAATCGCTTGCCTGATGCAGTTATAGTTGAAGGACCAAAAAGTGGTGGACATCAGGGTTTTACTTATGAGCAATGTTTAATGGATGAATATCAGTTAGAAAATGTAGTACCACAAGTTGCGCAAGAAATTAAAAACTGGGGAGATATACCATTAATCGCTGCGGGTGGAATTTGGGATAAGCAAGATATAGAAAAGATGATGTCTTTAGGGGCAAGTGGCGTTCAAATGGGAACTCGTTTTATAGGAACTTTTGAATGCGATGCGAGTGATGATTTTAAACAAGTATTGCTAGATTGTAAAAAAGAAGATATTGAACTTTTAAAATCTCCAGTTGGTTATCCTGCAAGAGGGGTAAGAACTAATCTTTTAAATTTAGTAGATAAAAGAATGGGGCCAAAAATTTCTTGTGTGAGCAATTGTGTTGCACCATGCGGTAGAGGCAAGGAAGCTACTAAGGTGGGTTATTGTATAGCAGATAGATTATATGATGCTTGGAGTGGTAAAAAAGAAACAGGTTTATTTTTTACAGGGGCTAATGGATATAGACTAGATAAGCTTATTAGTGTAGAAGAGCTAATGAAAAAATTAATTAATGGTGAAGATGCTTAG
- the tyrS gene encoding tyrosine--tRNA ligase: protein MNIEEIIKEIKRGIAEIIDEERLVSLVKNYYEKGENFFVKAGFDPTAADLHLGHTVVLGKMALLQKHGAIVQFLIGDFTAQIGDPTGKSATRKKLDKEEVLKNAKTYEEQVFKILDPSKTQIHFNSKWLNELGAAGIVELTSTFSVARMLERDDFTKRFKEQSPISICEFLYPLLQGYDSVALKSDIEMGGTDQKFNLLMGRQLQRVYNCQKEQAVMMMPLLEGLDGVNKMSKSLGNYIGVTENAKDMYAKVLSISDELMFRYYELLSEKSLNEILQIKDDIKKGSLHPKEAKENLALEITARFHSSECALKAKEEFDKVHSAKELPSDMPSFTLEGSIWLAKAIVECKMESSTSAARRLINSNAVSVNGEKVQDEQFQLESGEYILQVGKRKFAKLKVI from the coding sequence ATGAATATTGAAGAAATTATTAAAGAAATTAAACGAGGAATAGCAGAAATTATTGATGAGGAAAGATTGGTTTCTTTGGTAAAAAATTACTATGAAAAAGGTGAAAATTTTTTTGTAAAGGCTGGTTTTGATCCTACAGCTGCTGATTTACATTTGGGTCATACTGTAGTTTTAGGTAAGATGGCTTTGCTTCAAAAGCATGGGGCTATAGTGCAGTTTTTAATAGGTGATTTTACTGCTCAAATTGGAGATCCAACAGGAAAAAGTGCTACAAGAAAAAAACTTGACAAAGAAGAAGTACTTAAAAATGCTAAAACTTATGAAGAACAAGTTTTTAAGATTTTAGATCCAAGTAAAACTCAAATTCATTTTAATTCTAAATGGCTAAATGAGCTTGGTGCCGCTGGTATAGTAGAGCTTACTTCGACTTTTAGTGTTGCTAGAATGCTTGAAAGAGATGATTTTACTAAGCGTTTTAAAGAGCAAAGCCCTATATCAATTTGTGAGTTTTTATATCCACTTTTACAAGGTTATGATAGTGTTGCATTAAAAAGTGATATAGAAATGGGTGGAACGGATCAAAAGTTTAATCTTTTAATGGGTAGACAGCTTCAAAGAGTATATAATTGTCAAAAAGAACAAGCGGTAATGATGATGCCATTGCTTGAAGGCCTTGATGGTGTAAACAAGATGAGTAAAAGCTTGGGAAATTATATCGGTGTAACTGAAAATGCCAAAGATATGTATGCTAAAGTTTTGAGTATAAGTGATGAGTTGATGTTTAGATATTATGAACTTTTAAGTGAAAAAAGCTTAAATGAAATTTTACAAATAAAAGATGATATTAAAAAAGGCTCATTGCATCCTAAAGAAGCTAAAGAAAATTTAGCTTTAGAAATTACTGCGCGTTTTCATTCAAGTGAGTGTGCTTTAAAAGCTAAGGAAGAATTTGACAAAGTCCATAGTGCAAAAGAACTTCCTAGTGATATGCCAAGTTTTACTTTAGAAGGTAGTATTTGGCTTGCAAAAGCTATAGTAGAGTGCAAAATGGAAAGCTCTACTTCAGCTGCTAGAAGATTGATTAATTCAAATGCAGTAAGTGTTAATGGAGAAAAAGTTCAAGATGAACAATTTCAACTAGAAAGTGGTGAATATATTTTACAAGTTGGAAAAAGAAAATTTGCAAAATTAAAGGTAATATGA
- a CDS encoding cell division ATP-binding protein FtsE, whose translation MIEAKKLCLGYDELVIENASFSLKDNDFVFITGKSGSGKSTLLKSFYGDLEPISGNLKVCNNDLVDISNAELLQLRQKIGIIFQDYRLVQEFSVEKNVMLPLMIKGYSKNVCKEQAAKLLKHVNLTFKADKKPAQLSGGEQQRVAMARALAHNPKLLLCDEPTGNLDEYSSDIIWTLLKSAREILGTCVVVVTHRIPTNLRLDYRRFNIENGRMNEIF comes from the coding sequence ATGATAGAAGCTAAAAAGCTTTGTCTTGGTTATGATGAACTTGTTATAGAAAATGCTAGTTTTTCGCTAAAAGATAATGATTTTGTTTTTATTACAGGAAAAAGTGGTAGTGGAAAGTCAACTTTGTTAAAATCTTTTTATGGAGATTTGGAGCCAATAAGCGGGAATTTAAAAGTTTGTAATAATGATTTAGTGGATATTTCTAATGCTGAACTTTTACAGCTTAGGCAAAAAATAGGAATTATTTTTCAAGATTATCGTTTAGTTCAAGAATTTAGTGTAGAAAAAAATGTAATGCTACCTTTGATGATTAAAGGTTATAGTAAAAATGTATGCAAAGAACAAGCCGCAAAGCTTTTAAAGCATGTAAATTTAACTTTCAAAGCCGATAAAAAGCCAGCTCAGCTTTCAGGTGGAGAACAACAACGCGTGGCTATGGCAAGAGCCCTAGCGCATAATCCAAAATTACTCTTATGTGATGAACCAACGGGAAATTTGGATGAGTATTCTTCAGATATTATATGGACTTTATTAAAATCAGCTAGAGAAATACTTGGAACTTGTGTGGTAGTTGTTACGCATAGAATTCCTACTAATTTAAGACTTGATTATCGTCGTTTTAATATAGAAAATGGGAGAATGAATGAAATCTTTTAA
- a CDS encoding murein hydrolase activator EnvC family protein, with product MKKCFLLFLFSFSILFANEIAQKQKDIKENERIVKQLSKKLEDLASEILDNEKNLKKIASEISTLTSKTSKLESSVKTQIKALEQLNAQNKDLLQNKSKIEGKIIDLIAKDFAYDLAIPKNYIESEDSIIALELVGVLDKIFKEEFYQISKDYENISKKIEEKQTQITTINNNLKAYKDQIDELKNLRKKQEQEIAKQKTDKEIYTRKLSNLQAQQQELRKTLNKLKIIKEKEEEKLAQKKEDKKPSSNVKQVGSSYQTSSVKRYSGPKTIAPLESYTVKQKFGNYVDPIYNIKIYNENVVLKSDSANAAVRNVLDGKVVFAKATPTLKQVVIVENKDGIHTIYAHLDKIAPGVKVGRNIKKGYIIGRVESDLTFEVTQKNFHINPLEMIK from the coding sequence ATGAAAAAATGCTTTTTGCTTTTTTTGTTTTCTTTTTCTATTTTATTTGCAAATGAAATTGCACAAAAACAAAAAGATATTAAAGAAAATGAGCGCATAGTAAAGCAACTTTCTAAAAAGTTAGAGGATTTAGCTAGTGAAATTTTAGATAATGAAAAAAATCTAAAAAAAATTGCTTCAGAAATTAGCACTTTAACTTCAAAAACTTCTAAACTTGAAAGTTCAGTAAAAACTCAAATAAAAGCGCTAGAACAACTTAATGCACAAAATAAAGATCTCTTGCAAAATAAAAGCAAAATAGAAGGGAAGATTATTGATTTAATTGCTAAAGATTTTGCTTATGATTTGGCAATTCCTAAAAATTATATCGAAAGTGAAGATAGTATCATAGCTTTAGAATTAGTTGGGGTTTTGGATAAAATTTTCAAAGAAGAATTTTATCAAATTTCAAAAGATTATGAAAATATAAGTAAAAAAATAGAAGAAAAACAAACTCAAATTACCACAATTAATAATAATTTAAAAGCCTATAAAGATCAAATCGATGAGCTTAAAAATCTTAGAAAAAAGCAAGAACAAGAAATAGCTAAGCAAAAAACAGATAAAGAAATCTATACTAGAAAACTTTCTAATTTACAAGCCCAACAACAAGAATTAAGAAAAACACTTAATAAGTTAAAAATTATTAAAGAAAAAGAAGAAGAAAAATTAGCACAAAAAAAAGAAGACAAAAAACCAAGCTCAAATGTTAAACAAGTAGGCTCAAGTTATCAAACAAGCAGTGTTAAGCGCTATAGTGGTCCCAAGACAATCGCTCCTTTAGAATCTTACACGGTAAAACAAAAATTTGGAAACTATGTTGATCCTATTTATAATATTAAAATTTATAACGAAAATGTGGTTTTAAAAAGTGACAGTGCTAATGCTGCAGTAAGAAATGTCTTAGATGGTAAAGTAGTTTTTGCAAAAGCAACTCCAACTTTAAAACAAGTTGTGATTGTTGAAAATAAAGATGGAATACATACCATTTATGCGCATTTAGATAAAATTGCGCCTGGGGTTAAAGTGGGTAGAAATATCAAAAAAGGTTATATTATAGGTAGGGTTGAAAGTGATTTAACTTTTGAAGTAACACAAAAGAATTTTCATATCAATCCTTTAGAGATGATTAAATAA